The following are encoded in a window of Pangasianodon hypophthalmus isolate fPanHyp1 chromosome 14, fPanHyp1.pri, whole genome shotgun sequence genomic DNA:
- the zgc:112083 gene encoding histone H4 transcription factor isoform X2, with translation MGIMAKKRNLSNMVITCEWASCTFKGRSMEELSDHMSLHLKEHLGDGDTMEELDDYQCLWQGCEFLAMGSPNELIAHAHFHNFHSKLKFIGTQLLQSHPELPSCTQDLHSNNLVTDISEGFVCQWEHCDSSFNNPEWFYRHVDMHAHCTELQPLPDQQQALFCSWKGCDAFFKIKYRLREHLRSHTQERLVACPTCGCMFSSNTKFFDHIQRQAEPEDSLTCAHCDKGFANERLLRDHVRQHVNHIKCPLCDMTCTSLSTLKIHIKFRHCDERPFPCDFCESSFKNQHDLRKHMETHNEGAAYRCTVEGCGYSSRMAHTMKQHYKRVHEGNMVSRYKCHLCDKNFSWCYTLTLHLRKKHQLKWPSGHSRFRYKEDEDGYLRLNMVRFETVEVTEELIKNMAEKRTPRKLSGSSAQTKRPALQAESMNDVPTPSPYPSSSSSSSSSSMTVLVNDDNGALKDRAPVYCILSTVTEMNGDQENTADSGVESGAVRALAAVARGLGMDVV, from the exons Atg GGGATCATGGcgaaaaaaagaaatctctcCAACATGGTGATTACATGCGAATGGGCCTCGTGTACTTTTAAGGGAAGGAGTATGGAGGAGCTGAGTGATCACATGTCTTTACATTTGAAGGAGCATCTTGGGGACGGGGACACCATGGAGGAGCTTG ATGATTATCAGTGTCTGTGGCAGGGCTGCGAGTTCCTGGCTATGGGAAGTCCTAATGAgctcattgcacatgcgcactTCCATAACTTCCACAGCAAACTGAAGTTCATCGGGACTCAGTTGCTCCAGTCCCATCCTGAGCTTCCCAGCTGCACTCAAGATCTGCACAGCAACAACCTGGTCACAGACATCTCTGAAGGATTCGTGTGTCAGTGGGAACACTGTGAT AGTTCTTTTAACAATCCGGAGTGGTTTTACCGCCATGTGGACATGCATGCACACTGCACGGAGTTACAGCCGCTCCCTGATCAACAGCAGGCTCTCTTCTGCAGCTGGAAAG GCTGTGATGCCTTCTTTAAGATCAAGTATCGGCTGCGTGAGCATCTGCGCAGTCACACTCAGGAGCGTCTGGTGGCCTGTCCTACCTGCGGCTGCATGTTCTCCAGCAACACTAAGTTCTTTGatcacattcagagacaggccGAGCCAGAGG ATTCTCTTACATGTGCCCATTGTGACAAAGGCTTCGCTAACGAGAGACTGCTGAGAGACCACGTTCGGCAGCACG TGAATCACATAAAGTGCCCACTCTGTGACATGACGTGTACATCCCTCTCCACCCTGAAGATCCACATCAAATTCCGCCACTGTGACGAGCGCCCATTCCCCTGTGACTTCTGCGAGAGCAG CTTCAAGAATCAGCATGATCTGCGGAAGCACATGGAGACCCACAACGAAGGAGCAGCTTACCGCTGCACAGTGGAGGGCTGCGGTTACTCTTCTCGCATGGCTCACACCATGAAACAACACTATAAAAGAGTACATGAG GGGAACATGGTGTCCAGGTATAAATGTCATCTGTGTGACAAGAACTTTTCATGGTGTTACACCCTGACCCTTCACCTTAGAAAGAAACATCAGCTCAAATGGCCATCAGGACATTCCCGCTTCAG GTATAAAGAAGATGAGGACGGCTACCTGCGCCTGAACATGGTTCGCTTTGAGACTGTTGAGGTGACAGAAGAGCTGATAAAGAACATGGCAGAAAAACGCACCCCTCGCAAGCTCTCCGGCTCGAGTGCTCAGACTAAGAGACCAGCGCTACAAGCAGAGAGTATGAATGACGTTCCCACACCGTCTCCCTAcccctcctcttcatcctcctcctcctcctcttctatGACAGTGCTTGTGAATGATGACAATGGTGCATTAAAGGACAGAGCACCAGTGTACTGTATACTGAGCACAGTGACCGAGATGAACGGGGATCAAGAGAACACAGCAGACTCAGGGGTGGAGTCAGGGGCAGTGAGAGCTCTGGCTGCTGTAGCTCGAGGGCTGGGTATGGATGTAGTGTGA
- the zgc:112083 gene encoding histone H4 transcription factor isoform X3: MAKKRNLSNMVITCEWASCTFKGRSMEELSDHMSLHLKEHLGDGDTMEELDDYQCLWQGCEFLAMGSPNELIAHAHFHNFHSKLKFIGTQLLQSHPELPSCTQDLHSNNLVTDISEGFVCQWEHCDSSFNNPEWFYRHVDMHAHCTELQPLPDQQQALFCSWKGCDAFFKIKYRLREHLRSHTQERLVACPTCGCMFSSNTKFFDHIQRQAEPEDSLTCAHCDKGFANERLLRDHVRQHVNHIKCPLCDMTCTSLSTLKIHIKFRHCDERPFPCDFCESSFKNQHDLRKHMETHNEGAAYRCTVEGCGYSSRMAHTMKQHYKRVHEQGNMVSRYKCHLCDKNFSWCYTLTLHLRKKHQLKWPSGHSRFRYKEDEDGYLRLNMVRFETVEVTEELIKNMAEKRTPRKLSGSSAQTKRPALQAESMNDVPTPSPYPSSSSSSSSSSMTVLVNDDNGALKDRAPVYCILSTVTEMNGDQENTADSGVESGAVRALAAVARGLGMDVV, encoded by the exons ATGGcgaaaaaaagaaatctctcCAACATGGTGATTACATGCGAATGGGCCTCGTGTACTTTTAAGGGAAGGAGTATGGAGGAGCTGAGTGATCACATGTCTTTACATTTGAAGGAGCATCTTGGGGACGGGGACACCATGGAGGAGCTTG ATGATTATCAGTGTCTGTGGCAGGGCTGCGAGTTCCTGGCTATGGGAAGTCCTAATGAgctcattgcacatgcgcactTCCATAACTTCCACAGCAAACTGAAGTTCATCGGGACTCAGTTGCTCCAGTCCCATCCTGAGCTTCCCAGCTGCACTCAAGATCTGCACAGCAACAACCTGGTCACAGACATCTCTGAAGGATTCGTGTGTCAGTGGGAACACTGTGAT AGTTCTTTTAACAATCCGGAGTGGTTTTACCGCCATGTGGACATGCATGCACACTGCACGGAGTTACAGCCGCTCCCTGATCAACAGCAGGCTCTCTTCTGCAGCTGGAAAG GCTGTGATGCCTTCTTTAAGATCAAGTATCGGCTGCGTGAGCATCTGCGCAGTCACACTCAGGAGCGTCTGGTGGCCTGTCCTACCTGCGGCTGCATGTTCTCCAGCAACACTAAGTTCTTTGatcacattcagagacaggccGAGCCAGAGG ATTCTCTTACATGTGCCCATTGTGACAAAGGCTTCGCTAACGAGAGACTGCTGAGAGACCACGTTCGGCAGCACG TGAATCACATAAAGTGCCCACTCTGTGACATGACGTGTACATCCCTCTCCACCCTGAAGATCCACATCAAATTCCGCCACTGTGACGAGCGCCCATTCCCCTGTGACTTCTGCGAGAGCAG CTTCAAGAATCAGCATGATCTGCGGAAGCACATGGAGACCCACAACGAAGGAGCAGCTTACCGCTGCACAGTGGAGGGCTGCGGTTACTCTTCTCGCATGGCTCACACCATGAAACAACACTATAAAAGAGTACATGAG CAGGGGAACATGGTGTCCAGGTATAAATGTCATCTGTGTGACAAGAACTTTTCATGGTGTTACACCCTGACCCTTCACCTTAGAAAGAAACATCAGCTCAAATGGCCATCAGGACATTCCCGCTTCAG GTATAAAGAAGATGAGGACGGCTACCTGCGCCTGAACATGGTTCGCTTTGAGACTGTTGAGGTGACAGAAGAGCTGATAAAGAACATGGCAGAAAAACGCACCCCTCGCAAGCTCTCCGGCTCGAGTGCTCAGACTAAGAGACCAGCGCTACAAGCAGAGAGTATGAATGACGTTCCCACACCGTCTCCCTAcccctcctcttcatcctcctcctcctcctcttctatGACAGTGCTTGTGAATGATGACAATGGTGCATTAAAGGACAGAGCACCAGTGTACTGTATACTGAGCACAGTGACCGAGATGAACGGGGATCAAGAGAACACAGCAGACTCAGGGGTGGAGTCAGGGGCAGTGAGAGCTCTGGCTGCTGTAGCTCGAGGGCTGGGTATGGATGTAGTGTGA
- the zgc:112083 gene encoding histone H4 transcription factor isoform X1 has protein sequence MGIMAKKRNLSNMVITCEWASCTFKGRSMEELSDHMSLHLKEHLGDGDTMEELDDYQCLWQGCEFLAMGSPNELIAHAHFHNFHSKLKFIGTQLLQSHPELPSCTQDLHSNNLVTDISEGFVCQWEHCDSSFNNPEWFYRHVDMHAHCTELQPLPDQQQALFCSWKGCDAFFKIKYRLREHLRSHTQERLVACPTCGCMFSSNTKFFDHIQRQAEPEDSLTCAHCDKGFANERLLRDHVRQHVNHIKCPLCDMTCTSLSTLKIHIKFRHCDERPFPCDFCESSFKNQHDLRKHMETHNEGAAYRCTVEGCGYSSRMAHTMKQHYKRVHEQGNMVSRYKCHLCDKNFSWCYTLTLHLRKKHQLKWPSGHSRFRYKEDEDGYLRLNMVRFETVEVTEELIKNMAEKRTPRKLSGSSAQTKRPALQAESMNDVPTPSPYPSSSSSSSSSSMTVLVNDDNGALKDRAPVYCILSTVTEMNGDQENTADSGVESGAVRALAAVARGLGMDVV, from the exons Atg GGGATCATGGcgaaaaaaagaaatctctcCAACATGGTGATTACATGCGAATGGGCCTCGTGTACTTTTAAGGGAAGGAGTATGGAGGAGCTGAGTGATCACATGTCTTTACATTTGAAGGAGCATCTTGGGGACGGGGACACCATGGAGGAGCTTG ATGATTATCAGTGTCTGTGGCAGGGCTGCGAGTTCCTGGCTATGGGAAGTCCTAATGAgctcattgcacatgcgcactTCCATAACTTCCACAGCAAACTGAAGTTCATCGGGACTCAGTTGCTCCAGTCCCATCCTGAGCTTCCCAGCTGCACTCAAGATCTGCACAGCAACAACCTGGTCACAGACATCTCTGAAGGATTCGTGTGTCAGTGGGAACACTGTGAT AGTTCTTTTAACAATCCGGAGTGGTTTTACCGCCATGTGGACATGCATGCACACTGCACGGAGTTACAGCCGCTCCCTGATCAACAGCAGGCTCTCTTCTGCAGCTGGAAAG GCTGTGATGCCTTCTTTAAGATCAAGTATCGGCTGCGTGAGCATCTGCGCAGTCACACTCAGGAGCGTCTGGTGGCCTGTCCTACCTGCGGCTGCATGTTCTCCAGCAACACTAAGTTCTTTGatcacattcagagacaggccGAGCCAGAGG ATTCTCTTACATGTGCCCATTGTGACAAAGGCTTCGCTAACGAGAGACTGCTGAGAGACCACGTTCGGCAGCACG TGAATCACATAAAGTGCCCACTCTGTGACATGACGTGTACATCCCTCTCCACCCTGAAGATCCACATCAAATTCCGCCACTGTGACGAGCGCCCATTCCCCTGTGACTTCTGCGAGAGCAG CTTCAAGAATCAGCATGATCTGCGGAAGCACATGGAGACCCACAACGAAGGAGCAGCTTACCGCTGCACAGTGGAGGGCTGCGGTTACTCTTCTCGCATGGCTCACACCATGAAACAACACTATAAAAGAGTACATGAG CAGGGGAACATGGTGTCCAGGTATAAATGTCATCTGTGTGACAAGAACTTTTCATGGTGTTACACCCTGACCCTTCACCTTAGAAAGAAACATCAGCTCAAATGGCCATCAGGACATTCCCGCTTCAG GTATAAAGAAGATGAGGACGGCTACCTGCGCCTGAACATGGTTCGCTTTGAGACTGTTGAGGTGACAGAAGAGCTGATAAAGAACATGGCAGAAAAACGCACCCCTCGCAAGCTCTCCGGCTCGAGTGCTCAGACTAAGAGACCAGCGCTACAAGCAGAGAGTATGAATGACGTTCCCACACCGTCTCCCTAcccctcctcttcatcctcctcctcctcctcttctatGACAGTGCTTGTGAATGATGACAATGGTGCATTAAAGGACAGAGCACCAGTGTACTGTATACTGAGCACAGTGACCGAGATGAACGGGGATCAAGAGAACACAGCAGACTCAGGGGTGGAGTCAGGGGCAGTGAGAGCTCTGGCTGCTGTAGCTCGAGGGCTGGGTATGGATGTAGTGTGA